From Portunus trituberculatus isolate SZX2019 chromosome 37, ASM1759143v1, whole genome shotgun sequence, one genomic window encodes:
- the LOC123514341 gene encoding histone deacetylase 11-like isoform X1 codes for MASVSPEETVENDSMPKNMAAESKLYMDVGDDSVSLIYRDEYNIHLLGMEKLHPFDACKWGNVVKHLKKKQWTKELKVVTPNEATESDLRLVHSASYLRSLKWSINVAKITEVAPAALVPNIFLQKRVLKPFRYQTGGSVLAGKLAMERGWAINIGGGFHHCWGNEGGGFCAYADISLTIHFVLNNYPSVERVMIIDLDAHQGNGHERDFMGRKDIYILDVYNKYIYPNDSYAKKAIRRRVELFAYTQDEEYLEKVSTHVEGALNEFSPQMVIYNAGTDIMEGDSLGLLSVTKQGIIERDEIVFRKVTHRQVPIVMLTSGGYQRSTAAVIADSIWNLSKKSLINM; via the exons ATGGCATCAGTGAGCCCAGAAGAAACTGTTGAAAATGACTCGATGCCTAAAAACAT GGCTGCAGAGAGCAAGCTATACATGGATGTGGGAGATGACAGTGTCTCACTAATATATCGAGATGAGTATAACATCCACCTTCTTGGAATGGAGAAGCTTCATCCCTTTGATGCCTGTAAATGGGGAAATGTTgtgaag CATCTGAAGAAGAAGCAGTGGACAAAGGAATTAAAGGTGGTGACTCCAAATGAAGCAACAGAAAGTGACCTGAGACTGGTGCACTCGGCATCTTACTTACGTAGCCTCAAG TGGAGTATAAATGTGGCAAAAATAACAGAGGTGGCACCAGCTGCCCTTGTACCTAATATTTTCCTGCAGAAGAGAGTCTTGAAGCCAttcag GTACCAAACAGGTGGCAGTGTGCTGGCTGGGAAGTTGGCCATGGAGCGTGGCTGGGCCATCAATATTGGAGGCGGCTTTCACCACTGCTGGGGGAATGAGGGTGGCGGGTTCTGTGCCTATGCAGATATTTCCCTCACCATCCATTTCGTTCTCAACAATTACCCCTCAGTGGAGCGTGTTATGATCATAGACCTTGATGCTCATCAG GGGAATGGCCATGAAAGAGACTTCATGGGCAGGAAAGACATCTATATTCTTGACGTATACAACAAGTATATTTACCCCAATGATTCATATGCCAAGAAAGCCATTCGTCGCAGGGTGGAGCTCTTTGCTTACACCCAGGACGAAGAGTACCTAGAGAAAGTCAGCAC GCATGTTGAGGGTGCCCTGAATGAATTCAGCCCACAGATGGTGATCTACAATGCTGGGACAGACATTATGGAGGGAGACAGTCTAGGTCTTCTCTCAGTCACAAAGCAG GGCATCATTGAGAGGGATGAGATTGTATTCCGCAAAGTGACCCACCGACAAGTGCCCATCG
- the LOC123514341 gene encoding histone deacetylase 11-like isoform X2, whose translation MASVSPEETVENDSMPKNMAAESKLYMDVGDDSVSLIYRDEYNIHLLGMEKLHPFDACKWGNVVKHLKKKQWTKELKVVTPNEATESDLRLVHSASYLRSLKWSINVAKITEVAPAALVPNIFLQKRVLKPFRYQTGGSVLAGKLAMERGWAINIGGGFHHCWGNEGGGFCAYADISLTIHFVLNNYPSVERVMIIDLDAHQGNGHERDFMGRKDIYILDVYNKYIYPNDSYAKKAIRRRVELFAYTQDEEYLEKVSTHVEGALNEFSPQMVIYNAGTDIMEGDSLGLLSVTKQGIIERDEIVFRKVTHRQVPIVMLTSGGYQRSTAAVIADSIWNLTP comes from the exons ATGGCATCAGTGAGCCCAGAAGAAACTGTTGAAAATGACTCGATGCCTAAAAACAT GGCTGCAGAGAGCAAGCTATACATGGATGTGGGAGATGACAGTGTCTCACTAATATATCGAGATGAGTATAACATCCACCTTCTTGGAATGGAGAAGCTTCATCCCTTTGATGCCTGTAAATGGGGAAATGTTgtgaag CATCTGAAGAAGAAGCAGTGGACAAAGGAATTAAAGGTGGTGACTCCAAATGAAGCAACAGAAAGTGACCTGAGACTGGTGCACTCGGCATCTTACTTACGTAGCCTCAAG TGGAGTATAAATGTGGCAAAAATAACAGAGGTGGCACCAGCTGCCCTTGTACCTAATATTTTCCTGCAGAAGAGAGTCTTGAAGCCAttcag GTACCAAACAGGTGGCAGTGTGCTGGCTGGGAAGTTGGCCATGGAGCGTGGCTGGGCCATCAATATTGGAGGCGGCTTTCACCACTGCTGGGGGAATGAGGGTGGCGGGTTCTGTGCCTATGCAGATATTTCCCTCACCATCCATTTCGTTCTCAACAATTACCCCTCAGTGGAGCGTGTTATGATCATAGACCTTGATGCTCATCAG GGGAATGGCCATGAAAGAGACTTCATGGGCAGGAAAGACATCTATATTCTTGACGTATACAACAAGTATATTTACCCCAATGATTCATATGCCAAGAAAGCCATTCGTCGCAGGGTGGAGCTCTTTGCTTACACCCAGGACGAAGAGTACCTAGAGAAAGTCAGCAC GCATGTTGAGGGTGCCCTGAATGAATTCAGCCCACAGATGGTGATCTACAATGCTGGGACAGACATTATGGAGGGAGACAGTCTAGGTCTTCTCTCAGTCACAAAGCAG GGCATCATTGAGAGGGATGAGATTGTATTCCGCAAAGTGACCCACCGACAAGTGCCCATCG